The Pseudochaenichthys georgianus chromosome 24, fPseGeo1.2, whole genome shotgun sequence genome includes a region encoding these proteins:
- the LOC117439582 gene encoding N-lysine methyltransferase SMYD2-like has protein sequence MTGGIAGIERFDSPGKGRGLRVTKPFKTGELLFSTPAHSYVLSLKERGCYCEFCFTRKEGLARCGKCKKAFYCNAKCQKGDWAMHKLECSALTAFGENWCPSEISRLVARILAKKKTQKERCASEKMLLIEEIQSHEEDVDNEKREMNESDIAGLHRFFTKHLELPNHKDLVTLFSQVSCNGFTIEDDELSHMGTAVYPDVALINHSCLPSVIVTYNGTSAEIRAVKNMQPGDEVLISYIDLLYPTDDRNNRLRESYYFSCDCQECKTKSKDKAKLKARKRSDPIEPEVISSMVRYARKTIREFRAFKQIKTPSELLEMCEQSLDEMGAVFDDANVYMLHMMYQAMGVCLYMEDPEGAIRYGEKILKHYCKLYPPYSLNVSSMYLKLGRLYMGMERYSVGVTALKKAMAIMEVAHGKNHSYLTELRKEITKK, from the exons ATGACGGGCGGCATCGCGGGAATCGAGAGGTTTGACAGTCCGGGTAAAGGGCGAGGTCTCCGCGTTACTAAgccctttaaaactggagagcTGTTGTTTTCCACTCCTGCGCACTCTTATGTTCTGTCATTAAAGGAGAGAGGCTGCTACTGTGAGTTCTGCTTCACCAG GAAAGAAGGCCTGGCAAGATGTGGGAAATGCAAGAAAGCCTTCTACTGCAATGCCAAATGCCAG aaAGGGGACTGGGCAATGCACAAACTGGAGTGCTCTGCCTTAACTGCTTTCGGAGAGAACTGGTGCCCGTCAGAAATATCCCGCCTCGTGGCCCGGATCCTCGCCAAGAAG AAAACGCAGAAAGAAAGATGTGCTTCGGAGAAGATGTTGCTCATAGAAGAGATACAATCAC ATGAGGAGGACGTAGATAACGAGAAAAGAGAGATGAACGAGTCCGACATTGCCGGACTGCATCGATTTTTTACCAAACATTTAGAGTTGCCGAACCATAAAGACCTCGTCACACTTTTCTCCcag gTGTCCTGTAATGGTTTCACCATAGAAGATGATGAACTGTCCCACATGGGGACTGCAGTCTACCCAGA TGTGGCATTGATAAACCACAGCTGTCTTCCCAGCGTCATAGTCACATACAACGGGACGTCGGCTGAGATCCGGGCGGTGAAGAACATGCAGCCTGGAGATGAA GTGCTCATCAGCTACATCGACCTCCTCTATCCAACAGACGACCGTAACAACAGGCTGAGAGAGTCTTACTACTTCTCCTGTGACTGCCAGGAATGTAAGACAAAGTCCAAG GACAAGGCAAAGTTAAAAGCACGTAAGCGCAGTGACCCCATAGAGCCAGAGGTCATCAGCAGCATGGTGCGCTACGCCAGGAAAACCATCAGAGAGTTTCGGGCTTTCAAACAGATAAAGA CCCCTAGTGAGTTGCTGGAGATGTGTGAGCAGAGCCTGGACGAGATGGGAGCTGTCTTTGATGACGCCAATGTTTACATGCTTCACATGATGTACCAGGCCATGGGGGTCTGTCTTTACATGGAAGATCCCGAGGGGGCCATCAGATACGGCGAGAAGATCCTCAAACACTACTG CAAGCTGTATCCACCCTACTCTTTAAATGTGTCCTCCATGTACCTGAAGTTGGGCAGACTGTACATGGGCATGGAGAGGTACTCAGTGGGAGTCACTGCTCTCAAGAAG GCAATGGCCATAATGGAGGTGGCTCATGGGAAGAATCACTCTTACCTGACAGAGCTGCGCAAAGAAATTACCAAAAAATGA